The sequence TATCTATATTGAatgatattaatttttattaggAAAAacttttaagcccgacaaaataggccctacaaaataagcccgactttctgttttttatgtttaattcaaaaactataaggccaattcaaaaataaacctTATTTTCGTTGATAGCATTCCTTTCTGCattgaaatcatgtattttaagccaaatttaaaatttggccaaaaatgaaaaagtaagaaggctatagccttcccactttttcaattttcttcaaattctagatttggttaaaatcacattattttgattcgaaattgatcgctgatcatgaaaatcggATAAATTTGTATATTGGGCTTAtagattttgaattaaccgtaaaaaactaaaagtcgggcttattttgtcgggcttaaaatttttttaccgttttttaccgtttattcaaaaagtataagcctaatataaaaataaaccagATTTTCGGGATCAGTGATCAATTTCAAAACGGAATAATGTACTTTTAagtaaatctagaatttgaagaaaattgaaaaagtgggaaggctatagccttcttactttttcatttttggccaaattttaaatttggcttaaaatacatgatttcgacgCAGAATGGAATGCTATCCACGAAAATAaggtttatttttgaattggccttatagtttttgaattaacttaaattgggcttattttgtagGGCCTATTTTGTcaggcttaaaattttttcctattaaaaaataatatcattcaATATAGATAAATAtgtatgattctgattcaaaattaaccaaggaacatgaaaattgtatttttttttcacgtagagcttatagtttttgagtaatctaaaatatgaaattagtgtgtgcgaatcgaaagcattactagcgcgccagtacgctacagcgctagcgtgacacatcaaacttctttcattattaaaaaactaaaaactctacttaaaaacaaatttcctatcgtgttccttgttaaattgagaatcagaatcatatatagttatctagatttaatgattttattttttaataggacaaaattttaagcccgacaaaataagcccgaccaaataagcccgacttttagttttttactgTTAATTCAAAATCTATAAGCCCAATATACAAATATACCCGATTTTCATGATTAGCGattaatttcgaatcaaaataatgggattttaaccaaatctagaatttgacgaaaatagaaaaagtagtaaggctatagccttactttttcatttttggccaaatttcaaatttggcttaaaatacatgatttcgatgcagaatggaatgctaatcacgaatgtaaagttttttttttaattggccttatagtttttgaattaaacataaaaaacagagggccgggcttattttgtcgggcttaaatttttttcctattaaaaaataatatcattaaatctagataactatatatgattctgattcaaaattaaccaagaaacacgaaaaaggAAGTTCTTTTTAtgtagagtttatagtttttgagcaatctaaaatataaaattagggGGAATCGAAagcattactagcgcgccagtacgctacagcgctagcgtgacacatcaaacttctttaattttttaaaaactataaactctacgtaaaaaaaatttcatatcgcgttccttgttaaatttggaatcagaatcatgtataactatctagatttaatgatattattttttaataagacaaaattttaagcccgacaaaataagcccaacaaaataagcatgacttttagttttttacggttaattcaaaaactttaAGCTCAATATGAAAGTATACCCGATTTTAGGGTGATCAGCGATCGATTTCGAATCAAAACAATGTATTTTTAAGTAATTCTATTTTGTGATACCAAAATAGGCAAGGGTCATTGATGCAGTTGAAAGTTCAGCAATGTCTGGAACCATTAGCCCTCCACCTTTTACAGTTCATTACTACCATCTAAAACAAGGCATTTTATTGATGCTTTATTTTTACTAATACACATCTCATCTTGTAACTGCAGAATTCTTATCTACTGTTGATTATTAATCATCAGCCCCCACTCATCAGGTCTGCACAAGTGAACTACTGGGCCTGTGTCTGCATATTGCTTCTCATCTCCTGACAACATACATTGGCTTCAATGCCATCCTTTCATTGCGGTATTTTAATTTGATCCATTAGCTGTAAAATCATTATTCTGATTTATGTATTTGCATTAACGAAGTAAGGTCAATACAGAGTGATAAAAGGGTATcgtggaaaacaaagaaaatcgTTTCCCTAATTCCAATGCCAATGCGGATTTCATTTTGGAATGTCATGAGGTATAGTTTTTGTATATAGTTAATCCCTTTAGCTGCCATCGATTTtggtttttcccttttttttagctttttaaGGACAGGAGCCGGTTCGGAGCTTTAGGAAAAGCCTTTAGAAGTTAACACCAAGGTTGCACAATATACAAGGTCAATTATTAATCTTAAAAGAAATGTGTCTGTTAGATATGTTCCAGTAGATGAAGCTCTACCTGttgaacagaaaaatattGATGTAAGtgtgaaacaaattttaaataaaatgacTCTAAAAACATACACTTGCGAATATGAGCCTAGAAAATAAGCAGTTAACACAATTatggtttttaaaatatctttaaTATTGTTTACCATCACTCCGTAACATCCGACGATAACCGGCTTGTCAGCTACTGGTCAGCTGCAGTTTTTAAATAACGTTTACGTGTACCTACACAGCTGTATAATTGATCACAATCCATTCCTGCACAAAACACTTGAAGGATGTAGAGAACACTTAAGATAAAATCGTAGCcgaaattttttcttgttttctaaaaaaaaaacaaaaaaaaacttcaacaTGAGAACTGATGGAAAGATCTGCATATTCtggattttaagaaaaattgctTTGTACATAACTTCACACACGGTAAATCAACACACTTTAAAAaagacaacagaaaaaaaacagtttcaaTTTCGTGAAGAGTAACTCTTTTTAAcacaacaaatcaaaagaTTACACATGCCTGCTGGGCCCTTCAGTCACTGAAAAATCGTCCAACGCTTCAACGACATGAAAAAGAACATAGGTGAAGAACGTAGAAAGTTGAATTAGCATACCAAAGATAAACATGTCAACTATGGCAAAACTGTTTGATTCCCAGCTAAAGCAACCGTTCGAAAGCCAAAGTTGCATTGACCTTTGGGATACGGACAACGTAAGACATACCTAGACGGTTAACAACATTGACATCAACGACCGAATGTTCGGGTAGAATTTGGGCAAACCGTTCGATAAGCTTGGGTTCCATTTGCTCCATGGAATCCGTCCCTTCGAGAATAGCGTGTTGCGTCAGATAGGGCAGTAAGTCGATCATCCACTTTTTGGCACGTCTGATTTTGCTAGCATCAAGGATGTTCATTTCGCCAAAGTCAACTTGGTTGCATAAATAGCGAGTTCCCGTTGGCTGTCGGTCAGGAATAACATTAAGGCAAACTGCTCGATACCATCGGCCACCAGGAAAACGCGCTAAGCAGACTTCATTCAATTTGGGGTGGTAACCACAAGCTATGCCATTTGCGTAAAGTGAAATTTCATCCTACaccgggaaaaaaaacccgtaaaaataaaaatctttacggcagacaagaaaaatgaattgtgGGTATACCTGCAACTTTGTTAGTTTCGTTGAAAtttcgttgttttgaacaCGCAGCATTATAAGTTGAGGATCTTCTGCTTTAATAATCAGAGCGTGAAAACTTTCTTTCTCCGGTAAGTCCAAGAATGGGCCGTCGTCATAGAAAAATTCATCAGACGTTCCATCTTCAGATATTTTTCCTTCGGAGGGCAAAGACGCAGCATTAGGGCGATCAGCTCGCTCTTCAGTCATTTGGCTTGGAGACAGTGCCGGTACATTGTTCTCCAATGGCTCTTGCGAGTTTTCCATGGTTTCACACAGGGCTAATTCATTTTCGGTTATATAGGGTTCCATTCGATCGGGCGTCTTAACACAGTTAGCTTCTGATGGTAGAGCATTCTTTTCCATCAATGTCGTGCGAACGCAGCTAATAATCCCCTTTTCGGTATTTTCCAGTTGATGTTTACTTTTGACAATCATGTTTTCCTCTAGAACCTGAGAACAAACGACTGACGGCTTCAGCACATCTGCGACTGTTTCCCGAGGAGGTGTTTCTAGTGGAATTTCAACCGCTGGCGAAATTTGATCTAGTTCATCTGAAACTTCCAACATTGCTTTTTTAACGAGCTTTTCCCGAAccaaatgagaaagaaaatcagaTCCATCCTGATTCTTCAGCCGAACACACATCACATCAGCATCCATTTGGGCGAAATCCATTAGGAATCGTTTGTTTTCTATCAGTTCTTTGAACTTCCTTTTGACGTATGAATTCCACGTAATTCCACTGACGGGTAAAACATTAGCCAATTTTACCTTGACAGCACAAAATGGGTGCTGCGCTAGCGAGAGTTCCATCATTCTAAGGTGCTCCCGAGTGTTGGACATTAAAATGGTATTTCCGAAGTCCACGTAGCGAATTCCAATACCATCTGGCAGCATCTTCAATATTTCAGCCCGATACCAACAGCGATCCTCAGGAAAAAGAGCGAGACATGGCAAGCCTTCCACCGGATTGTCCAACGGATTAGAATTCGGGGCCGATGTGGCCACATTTACCATTATTTCTTCCAGCAGCTTCCGAAAACGATAAAACTGGACATAAAATTCATCTGGCGATTTCGCAGAACAGACATTCACTTCGCTTGGATCGACCAATTGCTGTTTTAATTCTGTGGAGACGTACTTCTTGGCGTAGATTTTGACCGTTTCAGATGATCGCGTTTGTGACACTTCGCACGAATGCGATATAGAAGCAGTTTTTGGTGAATAATTTCCCGGACAAAAGCTATGAGGTGTGACTACTGGTGGCGATTCAACATCACACTGTAGCTTATTTGCGACAACAGGCCTGTTTTTCGGTGCAAAACCATTGTTAAGATAGTTTTTTGGTGTGTCATAGTTGCTTTGAGAAGTTTCGGCAAGAGTGGTTTCATCACTGTTACAGTTGGACTTGGGTGAACTGAGCTGCGATGAAAGTCGTTGGCCAATACTGTCCCAGTTGCTCTCAGAGCGTTTATGCTCTTTATTGATGGACAAAGATTTGATTGCATCCCCCATGTTCATCGCCGCAACAGAATTTGTTATTTCTCCTCGGTCATCTGTATTACGATGTACTGACCCAGACACTTCAGAGGTAAGGGGTATTGATATCTTCGCTCGGTCTAGCGGGTGTGTCCTCTTGATCAAGTATAAA comes from Daphnia carinata strain CSIRO-1 chromosome 2, CSIRO_AGI_Dcar_HiC_V3, whole genome shotgun sequence and encodes:
- the LOC130686636 gene encoding uncharacterized protein LOC130686636; its protein translation is MRQAYDRGIARQTMSRHHPHGEWGYYKPQIQGFPNSEDVRLGTNLCLPMSNLPDNMRPTRELYKLFVNGMHSDMTENGLRHIFSNYGNPISIKLFRTNNNPHQPIAFVEFESQYEADNAIVALDGRPPLNWEVVYANSRLSEKLPHGEQDSVSLAIASLVGRQTDLVQRIGEFTKPSWSRQSPCSIDTESSLGTMHRKSISPDMQLQCRFCQVCGKHASFVCTVCKIRYCSFGCQSRDWPTHQAVCKPPPALLQEIPHGAGSLKGVVSKPFHGYPAISSCLPQNEIPLVTPPENQIYSNNYYSDHRENIGTFEVTSPDLYLIKRTHPLDRAKISIPLTSEVSGSVHRNTDDRGEITNSVAAMNMGDAIKSLSINKEHKRSESNWDSIGQRLSSQLSSPKSNCNSDETTLAETSQSNYDTPKNYLNNGFAPKNRPVVANKLQCDVESPPVVTPHSFCPGNYSPKTASISHSCEVSQTRSSETVKIYAKKYVSTELKQQLVDPSEVNVCSAKSPDEFYVQFYRFRKLLEEIMVNVATSAPNSNPLDNPVEGLPCLALFPEDRCWYRAEILKMLPDGIGIRYVDFGNTILMSNTREHLRMMELSLAQHPFCAVKVKLANVLPVSGITWNSYVKRKFKELIENKRFLMDFAQMDADVMCVRLKNQDGSDFLSHLVREKLVKKAMLEVSDELDQISPAVEIPLETPPRETVADVLKPSVVCSQVLEENMIVKSKHQLENTEKGIISCVRTTLMEKNALPSEANCVKTPDRMEPYITENELALCETMENSQEPLENNVPALSPSQMTEERADRPNAASLPSEGKISEDGTSDEFFYDDGPFLDLPEKESFHALIIKAEDPQLIMLRVQNNEISTKLTKLQDEISLYANGIACGYHPKLNEVCLARFPGGRWYRAVCLNVIPDRQPTGTRYLCNQVDFGEMNILDASKIRRAKKWMIDLLPYLTQHAILEGTDSMEQMEPKLIERFAQILPEHSVVDVNVVNRLGMSYVVRIPKVNATLAFERLL